In the Pseudoalteromonas undina genome, one interval contains:
- a CDS encoding Hpt domain-containing protein, giving the protein MVRLVHSLKGIAGNLGFNRLLLCAQHTEQILKADGKHAAAAIK; this is encoded by the coding sequence ATGGTACGCTTAGTGCATAGTTTAAAAGGGATAGCAGGAAATTTAGGTTTTAACCGATTATTATTGTGTGCTCAACACACTGAGCAAATATTAAAAGCGGATGGCAAGCACGCTGCAGCTGCAATTAAATAA
- a CDS encoding GGDEF domain-containing response regulator, with the protein MINKAKILIVDDDALNRIILERTLSDEHEVYLVASGEEALTFVKHTQVDLIILDIMMPGMNGYDVLVELKESSLSHAIPIIFISANSSHEDEAKGLELGAMDYIVKPFCASIVKVRVRNQLLIKQKNDLLEMLASIDGLTEIPNRRYLDENLEREWRRSKRNNSSMCVLLIDIDHFKRYNDCYGHRAGDDCLKAVAQTLAAQCERGSDFVARYGGEEFVAVLPETNQQGAIAFANKLREAINDLNIEHNASLNASHITISIGIASSESSQAYTEKALLEEADSGLYNAKKSGRNAIELAPIGTCERLVCQH; encoded by the coding sequence ATGATAAATAAAGCAAAAATATTAATTGTAGATGACGATGCGCTTAACCGAATCATTTTAGAAAGAACTTTAAGTGATGAGCATGAGGTTTACTTAGTGGCAAGTGGCGAAGAGGCGTTGACATTTGTTAAGCATACGCAAGTAGATTTAATTATTTTAGACATCATGATGCCTGGCATGAATGGTTACGACGTGCTGGTGGAACTTAAAGAAAGTAGCCTTAGCCATGCGATCCCCATTATTTTTATCTCAGCGAACAGCTCTCATGAAGACGAAGCAAAAGGTTTAGAATTAGGCGCAATGGATTACATTGTAAAGCCATTTTGTGCCTCAATTGTTAAAGTGCGTGTACGCAATCAACTACTTATTAAGCAAAAAAACGATTTATTAGAAATGCTTGCGTCTATTGATGGTTTAACAGAAATACCTAACAGACGTTATTTAGATGAAAATTTGGAGCGAGAGTGGCGAAGAAGTAAGCGTAATAACTCTTCCATGTGTGTATTGCTTATCGATATTGACCACTTTAAGCGCTATAACGATTGTTACGGTCATCGTGCTGGCGATGATTGTTTAAAAGCTGTGGCGCAAACTCTAGCGGCGCAATGTGAGCGCGGCAGTGATTTTGTTGCCCGTTATGGTGGTGAAGAGTTTGTAGCCGTATTACCAGAAACCAATCAGCAAGGGGCTATTGCATTTGCTAATAAGTTACGTGAAGCCATTAATGATTTGAATATAGAGCACAACGCATCGTTAAATGCTTCACACATTACTATTAGCATTGGTATTGCCTCAAGTGAGAGCAGTCAAGCATACACAGAGAAGGCATTGCTAGAAGAAGCTGACTCAGGTTTATATAATGCTAAAAAGTCAGGGCGCAATGCGATTGAATTGGCGCCCATAGGAACATGTGAGCGTTTAGTTTGTCAGCATTGA
- a CDS encoding DUF3192 domain-containing protein codes for MKKTLLIAALTAPFLTGCVIAVSDGEAEGHWAGNSSSSWQATHKNNREIISGLAMDSSYQSVLNQLKTPNFTELLKKQDDVYQVLFYATHSIHSDGKMTKDECTPLVFKNDKLVGIGSSALSMLTN; via the coding sequence ATGAAAAAAACACTTTTAATCGCTGCACTAACTGCTCCTTTTTTAACGGGTTGTGTAATCGCTGTATCTGATGGTGAAGCAGAAGGTCATTGGGCAGGCAATAGTTCTTCAAGCTGGCAGGCCACACATAAAAACAATCGTGAAATCATTTCAGGTCTGGCAATGGATAGCTCGTATCAGTCAGTATTAAACCAACTAAAAACACCTAATTTCACTGAATTATTAAAAAAACAGGATGATGTTTACCAAGTGTTGTTTTACGCAACACACAGCATTCATTCAGATGGAAAAATGACCAAGGATGAATGCACACCATTAGTATTTAAAAATGACAAATTAGTGGGGATTGGCAGCTCAGCACTATCAATGCTGACAAACTAA
- a CDS encoding D-2-hydroxyacid dehydrogenase: protein MNITILDNATLANTSLDGISALGDLTVHQLTSPEQVLAHSQNAEVLITNKVVINRDTMTQLKSLKLICVSATGTNNVDLDAAKDLGIAVTNVAGYSTPSVVQHTFSLITNLLGNTHRYQADCQQGAWQKSDMFCRLDYSFNDIQGKTLAIIGGGTLGKAVSKVAEAFGAEVIIAERKGEACRDGRTPFEIAIKTADIISVHCPLNDETRDLITLNELKMMKPTALIINTARGGIINEADLVEALKANIIAGAGVDVLTKEPAELTNPLANYTGDNLLLTPHIAWASTESIVRLVKEVGLNIAAFSQHESRNRLV, encoded by the coding sequence GTGAACATAACAATTCTTGATAACGCCACACTGGCAAACACCTCACTTGATGGTATCTCAGCACTTGGAGATCTTACCGTGCATCAGCTAACTAGCCCAGAGCAAGTGTTGGCACATAGCCAAAATGCCGAGGTGTTAATCACTAACAAAGTAGTGATTAATCGTGACACTATGACACAATTAAAATCATTGAAACTCATTTGTGTCAGTGCAACTGGCACTAATAATGTTGATTTAGATGCCGCGAAAGACTTAGGCATTGCAGTTACCAATGTTGCCGGTTATTCAACCCCTTCTGTTGTTCAGCATACCTTTTCGTTGATTACTAACTTATTAGGTAATACTCACCGCTATCAAGCGGATTGCCAGCAAGGCGCATGGCAAAAAAGTGACATGTTTTGTCGACTTGATTACAGCTTTAATGACATTCAAGGTAAAACATTGGCTATTATTGGCGGAGGTACTTTGGGTAAGGCAGTATCTAAAGTAGCTGAAGCGTTTGGCGCTGAGGTGATTATTGCAGAGCGCAAAGGCGAAGCGTGTCGCGACGGACGCACCCCATTTGAAATAGCAATAAAAACAGCAGACATTATTAGCGTTCACTGCCCACTTAATGATGAAACACGCGACTTAATTACACTTAATGAATTAAAAATGATGAAACCAACTGCGCTAATTATTAATACCGCACGCGGCGGGATTATCAATGAAGCTGACTTAGTAGAAGCATTAAAAGCCAATATTATTGCCGGTGCCGGCGTTGATGTGCTGACCAAAGAGCCCGCTGAGCTGACCAATCCTCTGGCTAATTATACGGGTGATAATTTACTACTTACCCCACATATCGCGTGGGCGAGCACTGAATCTATCGTGCGCTTAGTAAAAGAAGTGGGTTTAAATATTGCAGCATTTAGTCAACACGAGTCGCGTAACCGCTTGGTTTAA
- a CDS encoding 1-acyl-sn-glycerol-3-phosphate acyltransferase, translating into MIELEDKYADIRPYNDDEVAASLTRLINDNAFLDVIAKYNLPRFISAVGFLARAIIKHQLRKKWGKVKTVEDVQNEVAHYLNKLVRRTTSNVTFSGLEALDPNQAYLFVSNHRDIVLDPALVNWGLYQHKMKTVRIAIGDNLLQIPYITELMRLNKSFIVKRSAKAPKEMLKALTQLSAYIYDSLTSGHSIWIAQKEGRAKDGVDQTDPALLKMLQLNGRKQKKEFGEYIKELKVVPVAISYQYEPCAIAKAKELYHKQHHGKYVKSAGEDIASIVEGFSSAKGHVHLSFGQPIQSDCDSADELAKTIDKQIIDSFYLHPGNYIAGGCTEAVINKNDAAQFAERLAKVPEELRPLVLAMYAKPYHRKTQVDEQSCEH; encoded by the coding sequence ATGATTGAATTAGAAGATAAGTACGCAGATATAAGACCTTACAATGACGATGAAGTTGCCGCCTCATTAACGCGATTAATTAACGATAATGCGTTTCTTGATGTGATAGCAAAGTACAATTTGCCACGCTTTATATCCGCAGTTGGGTTTTTAGCACGCGCTATAATAAAACATCAGTTGCGTAAAAAGTGGGGCAAAGTTAAAACAGTTGAAGATGTACAAAACGAAGTGGCGCATTATTTAAATAAATTAGTAAGGCGCACCACATCAAACGTTACTTTTTCAGGTTTAGAGGCATTAGACCCTAATCAAGCCTATCTTTTTGTTTCAAATCATAGAGACATTGTACTTGACCCTGCATTAGTTAATTGGGGCCTTTATCAGCATAAAATGAAAACAGTGAGAATTGCGATTGGTGATAACTTATTGCAAATTCCTTACATTACTGAGCTTATGCGTTTGAATAAAAGCTTTATTGTAAAACGCTCAGCTAAAGCCCCAAAAGAGATGTTAAAAGCGTTGACTCAGTTATCGGCTTATATTTATGACTCGCTTACTAGTGGGCATTCTATTTGGATTGCTCAAAAAGAAGGTCGGGCTAAAGACGGTGTAGATCAAACCGATCCTGCACTGTTAAAAATGCTACAACTAAATGGACGTAAACAAAAGAAAGAGTTTGGTGAGTACATTAAAGAGCTAAAAGTGGTGCCGGTTGCAATATCTTACCAATATGAACCCTGTGCAATAGCGAAGGCAAAAGAGCTCTATCATAAACAACACCATGGTAAATACGTGAAATCGGCGGGTGAAGATATTGCTAGTATTGTTGAAGGCTTTAGTTCAGCCAAAGGGCATGTGCACTTATCGTTTGGCCAGCCTATTCAGTCAGATTGCGATAGTGCAGATGAGCTGGCAAAAACCATTGATAAGCAAATAATTGATTCGTTTTATTTACACCCAGGTAACTATATTGCAGGTGGATGTACTGAGGCGGTTATAAATAAAAATGATGCAGCACAATTTGCAGAGCGTTTAGCAAAAGTGCCAGAAGAATTAAGGCCTTTAGTACTAGCAATGTACGCTAAGCCCTACCATAGAAAAACACAAGTAGATGAACAAAGCTGTGAACATTAA
- a CDS encoding DUF1289 domain-containing protein — protein MQQIEIFDIPSPCKGICLVNNRGYCKGCYRSRDERFSWNSLTNAQKKKVLSLCQQRYKRYLQQKKKAAQAASPAQQQGFDF, from the coding sequence ATGCAACAAATTGAAATATTTGATATTCCTAGCCCTTGTAAAGGTATTTGCTTGGTTAATAATCGGGGTTACTGCAAAGGATGTTATCGCAGTCGTGATGAGCGATTTTCGTGGAATTCGTTGACCAATGCGCAAAAAAAGAAAGTATTGAGCCTATGCCAACAACGCTATAAACGTTATTTACAGCAAAAAAAGAAAGCTGCGCAAGCCGCTTCGCCAGCACAACAGCAAGGCTTTGATTTTTAA
- a CDS encoding transporter substrate-binding domain-containing protein: MFKYCKGLLVLIGLIFSNPSFGHSYSYTFNRPQNTQQANYTIELLQLAYTDMGFKLNIIDFNRQNALFAANSGMLDGQLARDISIESAYKNLIRVNYPLFKFNLKLYKHCEPSSTKTMDSVAIIASYPVQQRYLDSIDFQGKVIEVKNNTTQLNLLIQQKVEAALLIDFAMANKTIPPALGCYEKQVVATYPLYHYLHISHASIAQQLEATLKKLHNNGTVAKLRSKYKLQF, from the coding sequence GTGTTTAAATACTGTAAAGGGTTGCTTGTATTAATAGGTTTAATTTTTAGTAATCCGTCATTTGGCCATAGTTACAGTTATACATTTAATCGCCCGCAGAACACCCAGCAAGCAAATTATACTATTGAGCTATTACAATTAGCGTATACAGATATGGGCTTTAAATTAAATATTATCGATTTTAATCGTCAAAATGCATTATTTGCAGCAAACAGTGGCATGTTAGATGGGCAGCTTGCTCGTGATATTAGTATTGAAAGTGCATACAAAAACTTAATTCGGGTTAACTATCCGTTATTCAAATTTAATCTTAAGCTTTATAAGCACTGTGAACCCAGCTCTACTAAAACAATGGATAGCGTTGCCATTATAGCCAGCTACCCTGTACAACAGCGATATTTAGACAGTATTGATTTTCAAGGCAAGGTTATTGAGGTAAAAAATAATACCACTCAATTAAATTTACTGATCCAGCAAAAAGTAGAAGCTGCATTACTGATTGATTTTGCGATGGCCAATAAAACCATTCCTCCCGCTTTAGGCTGTTATGAAAAACAAGTGGTTGCTACCTACCCGCTTTATCATTATTTACATATCAGTCATGCGAGTATTGCTCAACAGCTTGAGGCTACACTTAAGAAATTACACAACAATGGCACGGTCGCTAAACTCAGATCAAAGTACAAACTACAATTTTAA
- a CDS encoding DUF3283 family protein, whose amino-acid sequence MSYNLCDLPREQKYQIQLDYEASFWAYQIKRGKKTREQVYDTLHSRPVAEQGFLKQKFEQYLALMLS is encoded by the coding sequence ATGAGTTATAACCTGTGTGATTTACCACGAGAGCAAAAATATCAGATTCAGCTAGATTACGAAGCTTCATTTTGGGCATATCAAATTAAGCGTGGCAAGAAAACGCGTGAGCAAGTTTATGATACCCTGCACAGTCGCCCAGTTGCAGAGCAAGGTTTTTTAAAGCAAAAGTTTGAGCAATATTTGGCACTTATGCTTAGTTAG
- a CDS encoding GNAT family N-acetyltransferase encodes MIVIKQLESVKAPLINKFYTLYKVRGRANKQDQLWVAYDNHTIIAACRLQHKPTFLFLSTVFVAPAYRSTGVATKLLSTLLSQQADAVYTFAYQHITDFYQALGFNQVLTYTPALLTLFDAYKHRNIIALKYQQP; translated from the coding sequence ATGATTGTTATTAAACAATTAGAATCAGTGAAAGCGCCTTTAATAAATAAGTTTTATACCTTATATAAAGTCCGGGGTCGCGCCAATAAACAAGACCAATTGTGGGTTGCTTACGATAACCACACTATTATTGCTGCGTGCCGCTTACAGCACAAACCAACTTTTTTATTTTTATCGACAGTTTTTGTGGCTCCTGCATATCGTTCCACTGGTGTGGCAACAAAGCTGCTAAGCACTCTTTTAAGTCAGCAAGCCGACGCTGTTTACACCTTCGCTTACCAACACATTACTGATTTTTATCAGGCACTTGGTTTTAACCAGGTGTTAACATATACTCCTGCATTATTAACGCTATTTGATGCATATAAGCACCGAAATATTATCGCATTGAAATATCAGCAACCCTAA
- a CDS encoding EAL domain-containing protein codes for MGISINRFITAMFVLFMLISVAATAQVKRLSPSEGLSQSYVNTMLIDNNGYLWLSTEGGLNRYDGYQVIPINGPNGELEEAIIDRIYQDPEGQIWIASLLAGLFRYDPQTDTYQQYLKKPVTEEQILQQSVFTMLATDDKSLWVGQGRVFAKLDIASGSITPLFKLPEQFENAFVRTLFHYNGYIFIGSTDGAYVFNIATQQVRPLEHLSETDVHIYQNNVKSFALGDSNQLLVGAVKGLYAVDISNIETLFNNSEQAFTSEKLLADLNVWDIDNQQGIVDLATDKGLLSFNLTTKIVVKNKRIQQSKYTLADTSIIDMVKDKSGGMWLATKTDGAFYLSGDNYKFYNVEGSALGGDGFSHHSVWAIKQFQDKLWLGTHNGLTAVDIKNNTSRVYLKDYKVDLLTTEFTVFKIMPYKNKLWLHSNRGLFIFDPQTQQLTQPKTASPKNQIFINDWMHGITLLENGDLYFVHPDHGMFKYNVDSQVLTPLKGEFSQFDPFLAYGFLPPLPSKPQRPLFFSGGVLYQFNPDERSLNTLYKVPKHHDNVAVSILSYVEDRQGILWLSLSNFGLIGIDANSYELVHTIDLDKNKLGTLLYDMVLDEEGMIWMSSHKGIWRLNPSTIHFQQFTTSDGVLSAEFNSGAMAKLNDGRIAYGSLKGFTYFDPKENKNSQGLLDHVNITRINLMSRDLSLNLQQPLKNITLNHDDIGLEIAFSAMSFSFQERIIYEYQLDKGKKSYTRNNRVVFPKLNPGSYQLKVWAKDPLTGDYTPPATLNIKVKYPLWRAPYFLALYAILLFTIVTAWVMRRNKIQRILLAAHKESQDSEARLKLALEGSESGVWDWQANQLNIYQPRLVNELGYEDDSVSLDDYLDKVHPQERAIFRLEWLEFLSTDKGYFNCTYRLRHAKGHWRWYKDFGKVVEWDETTPQKVAGTYTNMTREMVFEEHARLFTAAFEQTRDWVFILDKNFNIRASNKSLQTAFAVSAEPRSTRSLNLGLTRSSYFDYLRIMQKLEVGEHFSCEDTVVLANKEQRHVLVKISAVADESKRLSSYVVILTDIHAQKSAENELHLLTNYDSLTGLPNRTLFNDRAVHAIDQARRHNSKVALLHVNIKRFKYFNDSFGTENADEIIKLVANRLKTALRPCDSIARLGGDEFVILVEDIQQIEEVLLICTKLMDCVNIDIAMNSQNVNVHLSIGVALFPDDAAHYKALLKASNVALYYAKDGLEGCYKFYKQEMNQRVERALHLESQLIKAYHEHEFCNYYQPIISTSTQKTEGFEVLLRWPENQLASTQEFANVAENIGLITKIMLQTFKRALVQLVRWRKVNPDLYLSINLSALDFEFAELIPEIRQALNNAALPPEAIVFEITESILMRDSDYALKNMDALKQLGCKLYMDDFGTGYASLTYLKRFPIDVLKIDRSFVQDIGIDSDNEAIIQSTLTLASSLGKECIAEGVESAHQLAFLKAQGCSYFQGYLFSKAVPKEQVLELIERDWHPVFSQA; via the coding sequence ATGGGCATCAGTATTAATAGGTTTATCACAGCCATGTTTGTGCTATTTATGCTCATTAGCGTTGCTGCAACAGCGCAAGTAAAACGGCTATCACCAAGCGAAGGGTTATCTCAAAGTTACGTTAATACTATGCTTATCGATAATAATGGCTATTTATGGCTCTCTACCGAAGGAGGGTTAAATCGCTACGACGGCTATCAGGTTATTCCAATTAATGGCCCAAATGGTGAGTTAGAAGAAGCCATTATTGATCGCATATACCAAGATCCAGAAGGGCAAATTTGGATTGCTTCCTTGTTAGCAGGGCTTTTTAGGTATGACCCGCAAACAGATACCTATCAGCAGTATTTAAAAAAACCAGTTACAGAAGAGCAAATTCTTCAGCAGTCTGTTTTTACCATGTTAGCCACAGATGATAAATCCTTGTGGGTTGGTCAAGGCAGAGTGTTTGCAAAACTTGATATAGCCAGTGGCTCTATTACTCCTTTATTTAAGCTGCCTGAGCAATTTGAAAATGCGTTTGTACGTACCTTGTTTCATTACAATGGCTATATCTTTATTGGCAGTACAGATGGTGCTTATGTATTTAATATTGCAACGCAACAAGTACGCCCCTTAGAGCATTTAAGCGAAACCGATGTACACATCTATCAAAACAATGTGAAGTCATTTGCACTGGGTGATAGTAATCAGTTATTGGTTGGAGCTGTTAAAGGCTTATATGCTGTTGATATTAGTAATATAGAGACATTGTTTAATAATAGTGAGCAGGCATTTACAAGTGAAAAGCTACTGGCTGACTTGAATGTTTGGGATATTGATAATCAGCAAGGGATTGTTGATTTAGCAACCGATAAAGGCCTGCTTAGTTTTAATTTAACTACCAAAATAGTGGTTAAAAATAAACGCATTCAACAAAGTAAATACACGCTTGCCGATACCAGTATTATTGATATGGTAAAAGATAAATCAGGTGGTATGTGGCTTGCGACTAAAACTGATGGTGCTTTTTATTTATCGGGTGACAACTATAAATTTTATAATGTAGAGGGCAGTGCTTTAGGAGGGGATGGATTTTCACATCACTCAGTCTGGGCAATTAAACAATTTCAAGATAAGTTATGGCTAGGTACTCATAACGGTTTAACGGCTGTTGATATAAAAAATAACACCTCAAGGGTGTATTTAAAAGATTATAAAGTTGATTTACTAACCACAGAATTTACCGTTTTCAAAATTATGCCTTATAAAAATAAACTCTGGTTACACTCAAACCGAGGACTGTTTATTTTTGACCCGCAAACCCAGCAGCTTACCCAACCTAAAACTGCCAGCCCCAAAAACCAAATATTTATAAACGATTGGATGCATGGTATTACCTTGCTAGAAAATGGTGATTTATATTTTGTTCACCCTGATCATGGCATGTTTAAATATAATGTTGATAGCCAGGTGCTAACTCCATTAAAGGGCGAGTTTTCTCAATTTGACCCGTTTTTAGCCTATGGCTTTTTACCGCCATTACCCTCAAAGCCGCAGAGGCCGTTATTTTTTAGCGGTGGAGTGTTATACCAATTTAACCCGGATGAGCGCAGTTTAAACACCCTTTATAAAGTACCTAAACACCATGACAATGTTGCAGTGAGCATTCTTTCGTATGTTGAAGATAGGCAAGGGATTCTGTGGCTTTCTTTATCTAACTTTGGTTTGATTGGAATTGATGCCAATAGCTATGAATTAGTACATACCATTGATTTAGATAAAAATAAATTAGGCACACTATTATACGATATGGTGCTTGATGAAGAGGGAATGATTTGGATGAGTAGTCATAAAGGAATATGGCGACTAAACCCGAGCACCATCCATTTTCAGCAATTTACTACATCAGATGGAGTGCTTTCTGCTGAATTTAATAGTGGTGCTATGGCCAAATTAAATGACGGACGAATTGCCTATGGTAGCCTTAAAGGCTTTACTTACTTTGACCCTAAAGAGAATAAAAATAGCCAAGGTTTGTTAGATCACGTCAACATAACTCGCATTAACTTAATGTCTCGAGACTTGTCGCTTAACTTACAACAGCCATTAAAAAATATTACTTTAAATCATGATGATATAGGGCTTGAAATTGCATTTTCAGCGATGTCATTTAGCTTTCAAGAACGTATTATTTACGAATATCAGCTCGACAAAGGTAAAAAAAGTTATACCCGTAATAATCGCGTGGTGTTTCCTAAATTAAACCCCGGTAGCTATCAGTTAAAAGTCTGGGCAAAGGATCCGTTGACGGGTGACTATACCCCGCCAGCGACGTTAAATATTAAAGTGAAATACCCATTATGGCGCGCCCCTTACTTTTTAGCACTTTATGCTATTTTGTTATTCACAATAGTGACAGCTTGGGTAATGAGACGTAATAAAATACAGCGTATTTTATTAGCCGCACACAAAGAAAGCCAAGATAGCGAGGCACGTTTAAAGCTGGCGCTAGAGGGAAGTGAGTCGGGTGTTTGGGATTGGCAAGCAAATCAGTTAAATATTTATCAGCCTAGATTGGTCAACGAGTTAGGTTATGAAGACGACTCAGTCAGTTTAGATGACTACTTAGATAAAGTTCATCCACAAGAGCGTGCCATTTTTAGGTTGGAGTGGTTAGAATTTTTATCAACCGACAAAGGATACTTTAACTGTACTTACCGACTACGTCATGCCAAAGGTCATTGGCGCTGGTACAAAGACTTTGGCAAAGTGGTTGAATGGGATGAAACAACACCGCAAAAAGTAGCGGGTACGTATACTAATATGACACGCGAAATGGTGTTTGAAGAACACGCTCGATTATTTACCGCCGCGTTTGAACAAACCCGAGATTGGGTATTTATTTTAGATAAAAACTTTAACATACGTGCTTCAAATAAGTCGCTGCAAACGGCTTTTGCTGTATCGGCAGAGCCTCGTTCAACTCGCTCGCTTAATTTAGGTTTGACTCGCAGTAGCTATTTTGACTATTTACGCATTATGCAAAAGCTTGAAGTAGGCGAGCACTTCTCATGTGAAGACACTGTGGTACTGGCTAATAAAGAGCAGCGTCATGTGTTAGTTAAAATAAGCGCTGTAGCGGATGAAAGTAAAAGGTTGAGTAGCTATGTGGTTATTTTAACGGATATTCATGCGCAGAAATCAGCTGAGAACGAGCTGCATCTATTAACTAATTACGATTCATTAACGGGCTTGCCAAATAGAACCTTGTTTAATGACCGAGCTGTGCATGCCATAGATCAAGCGCGTCGTCATAACAGCAAAGTCGCTCTATTACATGTAAATATAAAACGCTTTAAATACTTTAATGACTCATTTGGTACAGAAAACGCCGATGAAATCATTAAGCTGGTGGCAAACCGCTTAAAAACAGCATTACGCCCCTGTGATAGCATAGCGCGTTTAGGTGGTGATGAATTTGTTATTTTAGTTGAAGACATTCAGCAAATAGAAGAAGTATTACTTATATGCACCAAGCTTATGGATTGCGTGAATATAGACATTGCTATGAATAGCCAAAATGTAAATGTGCACCTTAGTATTGGTGTGGCGCTTTTCCCTGATGACGCTGCGCATTACAAGGCGCTGTTAAAAGCATCAAATGTGGCGCTCTATTATGCTAAAGATGGTTTAGAAGGGTGTTACAAGTTCTATAAACAAGAAATGAATCAAAGAGTTGAAAGGGCCCTGCATTTAGAGTCGCAATTGATCAAAGCGTATCACGAGCACGAGTTTTGTAATTATTATCAGCCTATAATTAGTACATCTACACAAAAAACTGAGGGCTTTGAGGTATTACTACGTTGGCCTGAGAATCAACTAGCCAGTACTCAAGAGTTTGCAAATGTGGCTGAAAATATTGGTTTAATTACCAAAATTATGCTGCAAACATTTAAAAGAGCACTTGTACAGTTGGTGCGTTGGCGCAAGGTGAATCCCGATTTATATTTATCAATTAATTTATCGGCACTTGATTTTGAGTTTGCTGAGCTTATACCTGAAATTCGCCAAGCACTAAATAATGCAGCGCTGCCGCCCGAGGCTATTGTGTTTGAAATAACAGAGTCTATTTTAATGCGAGACTCAGACTATGCACTTAAAAATATGGATGCACTAAAGCAGCTCGGATGTAAGCTATACATGGATGACTTTGGGACAGGTTATGCTTCATTAACGTATTTAAAACGTTTCCCCATCGATGTATTAAAAATTGATCGGAGCTTTGTGCAAGATATTGGTATTGATTCGGATAATGAAGCGATTATTCAATCCACTCTGACTTTAGCCAGCAGTTTAGGTAAAGAGTGTATTGCTGAGGGGGTTGAAAGCGCACATCAGCTGGCCTTCTTAAAAGCTCAAGGTTGCAGCTACTTCCAAGGTTACTTATTTAGTAAAGCTGTGCCTAAAGAGCAAGTGCTTGAGCTCATTGAGCGCGATTGGCACCCTGTATTCTCACAAGCTTAA
- a CDS encoding ion transporter — protein MQKLRQTINQVFESSGKYQRAGHFLDALLITIIMINVVAIVLESVHSIATEYYNEFLMLELVSVAIFSAEYLIRAWTCVDRVKYASMDCSNTQKRIRYILSPLAIIDLIAILPSLLMFFFALDLRFLRVLRLLRVFKLTRYSRAMQLLLQAFIDESSSLLAAFFIMAVVLILASCGIYLLEHDIQPDKFGSIPAAMWWAMATLTTVGYGDVVPITPIGKLFGGVITLVSMGMVAIPTGLLASSFSEQVRKRRQLFEDATHEQITDGKLSDEQLHHLEDLRYKLGLSKLEANKAIKAELNKRSSHLFCRHCGKRP, from the coding sequence ATGCAGAAACTTAGACAAACCATCAACCAAGTATTTGAGTCTTCAGGTAAGTACCAACGGGCCGGTCACTTTTTAGATGCCCTACTAATCACTATTATTATGATAAATGTGGTGGCCATCGTACTCGAATCAGTGCACAGCATTGCCACTGAGTACTACAACGAATTTTTAATGTTAGAGCTGGTATCGGTTGCCATATTTAGTGCTGAATACCTAATACGTGCTTGGACCTGTGTAGATAGAGTAAAATACGCCTCTATGGATTGCTCCAATACACAAAAGCGGATCCGCTATATTTTATCACCACTGGCTATCATCGATTTAATCGCCATTTTGCCAAGTCTATTAATGTTTTTCTTTGCTTTAGACTTACGTTTTTTACGCGTACTACGTTTATTAAGAGTATTTAAGCTCACTCGTTATTCACGGGCAATGCAGCTGTTATTACAGGCATTTATTGATGAATCAAGTTCATTGTTGGCTGCATTTTTTATTATGGCAGTAGTACTTATTTTAGCTTCATGCGGTATTTATTTATTAGAACATGACATTCAACCAGACAAGTTTGGCTCAATTCCGGCCGCAATGTGGTGGGCAATGGCAACACTTACGACTGTAGGCTATGGTGATGTTGTGCCAATAACACCCATTGGTAAGCTGTTTGGCGGTGTCATCACTCTAGTCAGCATGGGCATGGTGGCTATACCCACTGGTTTATTAGCATCGAGCTTTTCAGAGCAAGTTCGTAAACGTCGTCAGTTATTTGAAGATGCCACCCATGAGCAAATAACCGATGGTAAACTCTCCGACGAGCAATTACATCACCTTGAAGATCTTCGCTACAAACTTGGATTAAGTAAGTTAGAGGCTAATAAAGCGATAAAAGCGGAGCTTAATAAACGCAGCTCACACTTGTTTTGTCGCCATTGTGGTAAGCGCCCTTAA